In a single window of the Antedon mediterranea chromosome 1, ecAntMedi1.1, whole genome shotgun sequence genome:
- the LOC140062432 gene encoding cytochrome c oxidase assembly protein ctaG-like, producing MTIFGQISNLLLKSCQKHLLLQRCIPSTWKHANYNKSNCLLIKHSKTQYQNINVYSVKTANKQISKSLPHSFSSFFRTDFIERLQQQRYLTSNNVKLFSIISYQKRTLLRNKFYTRPLEWTYRWRSHKSARASKKNKTVVLYVLAATILVGGLSYAAVPLYAVFCQATGLGGQATKGHDTEKVESMTVIKNRQLLIKFNADTAASMRWNFRPQQPEVKVYPGETALAFYSAVNPTDKPIVGISTYNVVPFDAGQYFNKIQCFCFEEQRLNPHEQVDMPVFFYIDPEFAEDPRMANVDRITLSYTFFEAKEGLQLPDPWMKH from the exons ATGACCATCTTTGGACAAATCTCAAATCTACTACTAAAATCTTGTCAAAAGCATTTGCTGCTACAACGATGTATACCATCAACATGGAAACATGCTAACTACAACAAGAGCAATTGTTTATTAATCAAACATTCAAaaacacaatatcaaaatataaatgtttattcagTTAAAACTGCCAATAAGCAAATTAGTAAATCTCTACCACACagtttttcatcattttttagAACAGATTTTATAGAAAGACTACAACAGCAAAGATATTTGACttcaaataatgttaaactatTTTCAATAATAAGCTATCAAAAAAGGACTttattaagaaataaattttatacaagGCCTCTAGAATGGACATATAGGTGGAGGTCGCATAAAAGTGCTAGAGCTTCGAAAAAGAATAAAACGGTTGTGTTGTACGTGTTGGCTGCAACTATACTGGTTGGAGGTCTGTCCTATGCTGCTGTTCCACTTTATGCTGTATTCTGCCAG gCTACTGGACTTGGTGGTCAAGCAACCAAAGGTCACGACACGGAGAAAGTTGAATCAATGACAGTCATTAAAAACAGACAACTTCTCATAAAGTTTAATGCAGACACTGCTGCAAGTATGAGATGGAATTTCCGCCCTCAACAACCAGAGGTTAAG GTTTACCCAGGTGAAACAGCCCTTGCGTTTTACTCAGCAGTTAACCCAACAGACAAGCCAATTGTAGGTATCTCAACCTACAACGTTGTACCATTTGATGCAGGCCAATACTTCAATAAAATACAATGCTTCTGTTTTGAAGAACAAAGATTAAATCCACACGAACAG GTTGATATGCCAGTATTTTTCTACATTGATCCTGAGTTTGCTGAAGATCCTAGAATGGCAAATGTTGACAGGATTACTTTGTCCTATACGTTTTTTGAGGCAAAAGAAGGTCTACAACTCCCAGACCCGTGGATGAAACattaa
- the LOC140062393 gene encoding vacuolar fusion protein CCZ1 homolog isoform X1 yields MMTTRTCISLLNFFIYNPEYGPREGEEHKKIMFYHPDKEQLDVKIKNIGLSEAVVKFTQTFLPNKPCEAIHTQKNRQLFLEAEKDFWMVMTVAIPYTEKVVDGKPLREYHPDDVQDSVYQAVLTQAYKMFKLFMGTFYGILKRTNVEQLQHRLAHFFNRYISTLKLSQCDILDVHAGIQFLPLDKNTYLRIQCFINLIEANFSRIKHTAFLYNDHLVWSGLEQDDMRVLYRYLTTNLFPTSLDTELKEAPPSKVLLGQAVSSSHYGKYVTGPPDLSDAQNLGKIPKIHVNSNTEQTALHLVVYRALSATVCLMVEADSIPSFNWFKEIDNFIGPQLTKLASDISEQQSSRRSPSRNFSLTPVRSISQEFKFVYFNQMNLAEKSTVHNRKTSSSIISPDILRLLADINSDFMRSEFDEETIMKTSSECWVAGKKSDQREFYVVLNLKNSNLIEVNEEVKRLCAAQFSNIFFLD; encoded by the exons ATGATGACTACACGAACCTGTATATCATTGTTAAATTTCTTTATCTATAATCCTGAATATGGACCTCGAGAAGGAgag gaACACAAAAAGATTATGTTCTATCACCCAGACAAAGAGCAGCTGGATGTTAAAATAAAGAACATTGGTCTCAGTGAAGCTGTAGTTAAATTCACTCA AACATTTTTACCAAATAAACCTTGTGAAGCCATACATACACAGAAAAACAGGCAGCTCTTTCTTGAGGCTGAGAAAGACTTTTGGATGGTCATG ACTGTAGCTATACCATATACAGAAAAGGTTGTAGATGGCAAGCCACTACGAGAGTATCATCCAGATGATGTACAAGATTCAGTATACCAGGCAGTACTCACACAGGCTTATAAAATGTTTAAG TTATTTATGGGAACTTTTTATGGAATACTTAAACGTACAAACGTTGAACAGTTACAGCATAGGTTAGCTCATTTCTTTAATCGG TATATTTCAACTTTGAAATTAAGCCAATGTGATATTTTGGATGTCCATGCTGGAATACAATTTCTTCCTCTTGACAAAAATACTTATCTTAGAATACAATGTTTTATCAACCTCATTGAAGCAAATTTTAG TCGAATAAAACACACAGCATTCTTGTACAATGATCATTTAGTATG GAGTGGGTTAGAGCAAGATGACATGAGAGTGTTATACAGGTATCTGACAACCAACCTTTTTCCAACATCTCTAGATACAGAG ttGAAAGAGGCACCACCGTCTAAAGTACTTTTGGGTCAGGCTGTTTCTTCTTCTCACTATGGAAA GTATGTAACTGGTCCTCCAGATCTTTCAGATGCACAGAATTTAGGGAAAATTCCTAAAATTCATGTTAATTCAAATACAGAACAAACAGCATTGCATTTAGTAGTATATAGG GCCTTAAGTGCAACAGTCTGTCTAATGGTAGAAG CTGATTCAATTCCTAGTTTTAATTGGTTTAAAGAAATTGATAACTTTATTGGACCACAACTGACAAAGTTAGCCTCAGACATTAGTGAACAACAGTCTAGCAGACGATCACCAAG TCGGAACTTCAGTTTGACACCAGTAAGGAG CATTAGTCAAGAATTTAAATTTGTCTACTTCAACCAAATGAACCTAGCTGAAAAATCAACTGTCCACAACAGGAAAACGTCTAGCTCCATCATCAGTCCTGATATTCTTAGACTCCTTGCAGACATCAATTCAGATTTTATGAG atCAGAATTTGACGAAGAAACCATAATGAAGACATCATCAGAATGTTGGGTTGCAGGAAAAAAGTCTGATCAACGTGAATTCTACGTAGTTCTGAATCTTAAGAACAGTAACTTAATTGAGGTCAACG agGAAGTCAAAAGATTATGTGCAGCTCAATTCAGCAATATCTTTTtccttgattga
- the LOC140062393 gene encoding vacuolar fusion protein CCZ1 homolog isoform X2, with amino-acid sequence MMTTRTCISLLNFFIYNPEYGPREGEEHKKIMFYHPDKEQLDVKIKNIGLSEAVVKFTQTFLPNKPCEAIHTQKNRQLFLEAEKDFWMVMTVAIPYTEKVVDGKPLREYHPDDVQDSVYQAVLTQAYKMFKLFMGTFYGILKRTNVEQLQHRLAHFFNRYISTLKLSQCDILDVHAGIQFLPLDKNTYLRIQCFINLIEANFSRIKHTAFLYNDHLVWSGLEQDDMRVLYRYLTTNLFPTSLDTELKEAPPSKVLLGQAVSSSHYGKYVTGPPDLSDAQNLGKIPKIHVNSNTEQTALHLVVYRALSATVCLMVEADSIPSFNWFKEIDNFIGPQLTKLASDISEQQSSRRSPSISQEFKFVYFNQMNLAEKSTVHNRKTSSSIISPDILRLLADINSDFMRSEFDEETIMKTSSECWVAGKKSDQREFYVVLNLKNSNLIEVNEEVKRLCAAQFSNIFFLD; translated from the exons ATGATGACTACACGAACCTGTATATCATTGTTAAATTTCTTTATCTATAATCCTGAATATGGACCTCGAGAAGGAgag gaACACAAAAAGATTATGTTCTATCACCCAGACAAAGAGCAGCTGGATGTTAAAATAAAGAACATTGGTCTCAGTGAAGCTGTAGTTAAATTCACTCA AACATTTTTACCAAATAAACCTTGTGAAGCCATACATACACAGAAAAACAGGCAGCTCTTTCTTGAGGCTGAGAAAGACTTTTGGATGGTCATG ACTGTAGCTATACCATATACAGAAAAGGTTGTAGATGGCAAGCCACTACGAGAGTATCATCCAGATGATGTACAAGATTCAGTATACCAGGCAGTACTCACACAGGCTTATAAAATGTTTAAG TTATTTATGGGAACTTTTTATGGAATACTTAAACGTACAAACGTTGAACAGTTACAGCATAGGTTAGCTCATTTCTTTAATCGG TATATTTCAACTTTGAAATTAAGCCAATGTGATATTTTGGATGTCCATGCTGGAATACAATTTCTTCCTCTTGACAAAAATACTTATCTTAGAATACAATGTTTTATCAACCTCATTGAAGCAAATTTTAG TCGAATAAAACACACAGCATTCTTGTACAATGATCATTTAGTATG GAGTGGGTTAGAGCAAGATGACATGAGAGTGTTATACAGGTATCTGACAACCAACCTTTTTCCAACATCTCTAGATACAGAG ttGAAAGAGGCACCACCGTCTAAAGTACTTTTGGGTCAGGCTGTTTCTTCTTCTCACTATGGAAA GTATGTAACTGGTCCTCCAGATCTTTCAGATGCACAGAATTTAGGGAAAATTCCTAAAATTCATGTTAATTCAAATACAGAACAAACAGCATTGCATTTAGTAGTATATAGG GCCTTAAGTGCAACAGTCTGTCTAATGGTAGAAG CTGATTCAATTCCTAGTTTTAATTGGTTTAAAGAAATTGATAACTTTATTGGACCACAACTGACAAAGTTAGCCTCAGACATTAGTGAACAACAGTCTAGCAGACGATCACCAAG CATTAGTCAAGAATTTAAATTTGTCTACTTCAACCAAATGAACCTAGCTGAAAAATCAACTGTCCACAACAGGAAAACGTCTAGCTCCATCATCAGTCCTGATATTCTTAGACTCCTTGCAGACATCAATTCAGATTTTATGAG atCAGAATTTGACGAAGAAACCATAATGAAGACATCATCAGAATGTTGGGTTGCAGGAAAAAAGTCTGATCAACGTGAATTCTACGTAGTTCTGAATCTTAAGAACAGTAACTTAATTGAGGTCAACG agGAAGTCAAAAGATTATGTGCAGCTCAATTCAGCAATATCTTTTtccttgattga
- the LOC140062451 gene encoding 28 kDa heat- and acid-stable phosphoprotein-like, protein MPRGGRGGKPKHKGRGRTFHNPEEIDAQMKDDTNAWRQKNRDMPPSSSSSEESSDDEDRPTKGIEGLIQIENPNRVQNKMKKASNLNVETATSGTQNLSRREREEIAKQEAHQRYLKLHAEGKTDEAKADMARLQIIRKQREDAAKKRDEEKKAKDDAAKAKSQARKK, encoded by the exons ATGCCTAGAGGAGGAAGAG GAGGAAAACCTAAACACAAGGGTCGTGGAAGGACATTCCACAATCCGGAAGAAATTGATGCCCAGATGAAAGATGATACAAATGCATGGAGG CAAAAGAATCGAGACATGCCACCAAGTTCATCATCGTCAGAAGAAAGCTCAGATGATGAGGATAGA CCAACAAAAGGTATAGAAGGTCTTATACAAATAGAAAATCCAAACAGAGtccaaaataaaatgaaaaaggCATCAAATTTAAATGTAGAAACCGCTACATCAGGAACCCAAAATTTGTCAAGGAGGGAAAG GGAAGAAATTGCAAAACAGGAGGCCCATCAACGATATTTGAAACTTCATGCAGAAGGAAAAACAGATGAAGCGAAGGCAGATATGGCACGACTACAAATTATACGAAAACAACGCGAAGATGCTGCCAAGAAAAGGGATGAGGAGAAGAAAG caAAAGATGATGCAGCAAAAGCAAAATCTCAAGCAAGAAAGAaatga
- the LOC140062415 gene encoding developmentally-regulated GTP-binding protein 2-like: MGILEKIAQVEAEIARTQKNKATEYHLGLLKAKLAKYRTQLMEPQGKTSAKGEGFDVMKSGDARVALIGFPSVGKSTLLNTVTKTHSESASYEFTTLTCIPGVIDYNGANIQLLDLPGIIEGASQGKGRGRQVIAVARTADMVVMMLDATKGDIQKKLLEKELESVGLRLNKPRPNIYFKPKKGGGLSFNSTCALTMCNEKLIQTILHEYKIFNAEVLFREDCSADDFIDVISDNRVYLPCLYVYNKIDQISIEEVDRIAHQPHCIVISCELKLNLDYFLEKLWEYLGLICVYTKRRGEQPDFQDGIIMRRDCSVEHVCHAIHRSIASSFKYSLVWGTSVKYNPQRVGLLHTMKHEDVIQIVKK; encoded by the exons atgggGATCTTAGAAAAGATAGCGCAAGTTGAGGCGGAGATTGCACGAACTCAAAAGAATAAAG CAACCGAATATCATCTTGGTTTATTAAAAGCTAAACTTGCAAAGTACAGAACACAATTGATGGAACCGCAAGGAAAAACTTCTGCCAAA gGTGAAGGTTTCGATGTCATGAAATCTGGGGATGCCAGAGTTGCACTCATTGGCTTTCCATCAGTTGGAAAG TCTACACTACTGAATACGGTCACTAAGACTCACAGTGAATCAGCTTCCTATGAGTTTACCACATTAACATGCATCCCTGGTGTAATAGAT tataacGGTGCTAATATTCAACTACTTGATCTACCGGGAATCATAGAGGGCGCTTCTCAAG GTAAAGGGCGTGGTCGACAAGTGATAGCAGTTGCTAGGACAGCAGACATGGTTGTTATGATGCTAGATGCCACCAAAGGAGATATCCAAAA GAAACTTTTAGAAAAAGAGCTGGAAAGTGTTGGTCTCCGACTCAACAAACCAAGacctaatatttattttaag CCCAAGAAAGGTGGCGGACTATCCTTCAATTCAACGTGTGCTCTGACCATGTGTAATGAGAAACTAATACAGACAATTCTACATGAATACA AAATATTCAATGCAGAAGTATTGTTTCGTGAAGATTGCAGTGCAGATGATTTCATAGATGTTATCTCTGATAATCGTGTCTACCTTCCATGCTTATAT GTATACAATAAAATTGATCAAATCTCAATTGAAGAAGTTGATAGAATAGCCCACCAGCCTCACTGCATCGTCATAAGCTGTGAACTCAAGTTAAATCTCGACTACTTCTTAGAAAAATTATGGGAGTATTTAGGTCTTATATGTGTGTACACAAAGAGGAGAGGAG AGCAACCAGATTTTCAAGATGGTATTATAATGAGAAGAGACTGTTCTGTAGAACATGTG tGTCATGCAATTCATAGAAGTATTGCAAGTTCATTTAAATACTCATTAGTATGG ggtaCAAGTGTTAAATACAATCCACAAAGAGTTGGCTTATTACATACAATGAAGCACGAGGATGTCATACAAATAGTAAAGAAATAG